The nucleotide sequence GACGCAGAGCATATAGGCATACAACAGAACGATGTAGAAGACTCTTCCGATAATCAGACAACCTACGTTGAGGAGATAACGTCTGATGTTAAAAGCGGACAGGAATTGTAAGTAAGCAAAGCACAAAAAGAACGAACCCAGGAAGATAGCGTAGAAGGGATGCGTCGGTGGGTTGTCGATGCTCCGACCCGTTCCAATAGCAAATATGAAGAGAAATCCTGCGACGGTGTCCCAAAGACCACTGGCAGCAAATGTCCATGCAAGGTAATTTAACGCATTCTTTTTCATCGAGCAGTACTCCTTGATTTATCCTTCAATCAAAACGGCATCGAGTGGACGCCGTGGCATGGCACGTCTTTGCGGCTCGGCGTAACCGATACGAAATAAGAGTTGAGGCCAATCCGCAAGCCCCAAAATTGCCTGCAGTCTTGCCCTCTGATCCCGCACTTCCACCGGCTGATTCAAGAAGGCATACTGCAGACCCATTGAAGTAGCTGTCAGGACAAAGCGCTCGAACATTTCTCCAACTTCCAGCAGGCTTTCTTTGGTGTCCTCGCCATGCACAATGATAAGCGCGATAGCCTCTTTAGCGAATTGATAGTCCTTTTTCGCCTGAGGTTTCCCCAGGTTGAAAGTTCGCATAAACCAAGGTCCCATCCATGAGATGATTCCCGGAATTCCAAAACCGTACGCTGCAATACCATCACCTCGCCGTGTCCAATTGGAACGAACCCAAGACGCCAATTCCTGGCGAAATGCTGGATCAGACAACTGAATGCGATCGCCTTGGGAGACCAGTTCCGCAATGCTGGTTTGTATCGTTTTGTCTGTAATGATACGAATGGCAGCTTTTTGACCGGTAGTGAGCTTCTGAAGTCTTTCCAGTTCGCCTTCGGCTAAAGATCGCACTTCGTACTCAATGCGGTTGGTCCGTCGTTGAACGATAGCAGGAAAAAGCTTTTTCAGCTCAGGGTCAGTTTGACTACTTTTGGATAACCTGGCAGACGCCAACAATTCTGGTGTATTCGCTTTCGGCTGATACTGCACATCACAGGCATAGCCGAAATGCGCTGCAGCGACCCGTAGATTCATAATCGCTGCACCGATACTGATGACCAGTTCGCGGTCGTCAGGGTCCACAACAGGGAGACGTCTGGTGTAATCCGCGTAAATGAACACACCATCAGGCAAAAGCTTAAATTTCCAGGGCTGGGTATTGTGTCCCGAAGGGGCGAGGATCGCATACCTGAGCAAGAATTTGAACTTCTCCTCTAAGGCACCATCCTTTGGGAAATCCTGCTCTGCCACCTGCCAGGGTGTAACCTTGGGATCATATTTCTTCATCTTTTCAACCTCCTTTCATTTTTCTGTTCAATTGCGCCTAACGTGCTGGCGGGTAAGCGAATTTGGGTGAGCGAAGCGAACCGCTTACCTGCCTGATAGGCGAAGTGGCGCTGGCCCCAGCGATAGCTGGGGTAAGGCCGGAGGCCTTAAGCGACACGAAGCCTCATCAGGCTTTCGCTTACCCGCCAGGATGATAACGTTGGCCTTATCGTCTCGACACAAGTCAACACCAGCATATCGCTAGTGCCGTTGGCTCACTAGTGGAATCGCCCAAAGAGCATTAGATTGGCCCTGAGACTGTCGGGCGCAGTAGTATCCTTACACTCTTCGTCTACCTCCTCGTAGGCTTCTTCTTCCTCTTTGACGGCCTCGGCGCGGCGGTCTGCTACCCATTTGATGCCTACGCCTTCCACAATAGTGCCCAGTGTGGTGAGCGCCGCTGGTAACCAGTCTTGCCGAAGGAAAAAAAGCACGGCAAGAACGAGAAAGACCACCACGGCTGCACCAAAGGCGAAGAGCAAGATGGTCCACAGGTTTCGCCACAGCGCAGCATCTCGGTGTCTCTTCAGTGCTGTTTTGCATGCAATGCTGATTTCATTTGTCATTTCTTGACTCCTTATCTATTGTGGCCAATGTCGCCTAACGTTCCGGGGATATACGACGTTGCGACCGAAGGGAGCAATGTCCCGAAGGGCAAGGGCGTTAGCCCGAAGTGTATATGCTGTGTTAGATGTTGTAAATTTTAGGGATTTTGCTATTCCTTTTTATCGCCTATCCGTGTTTTCAAAGTTTCTATTATTCGTTCTGGATTTTGTGTTCCTATAAGATAATCTCCTTCTCGCGTCTTCAGTTTTACAGCTTTGCCTTCTATGCCCAATAAAAAATCCTTCAAATCGATAACTACATAAGGGACTATCCTATGTTTACCATAGCGAAATCTAAAAATATCTGGGATATCATAACTTACAACCTCAAAAGAGATTATATCAATGAGCTTTATCTTCTTCTTGGTTAAACCTAACAAACGCCTAATGATTATATAAGTATCATCTATGGATGTCTGTATCCTAAATAGATACAAAATTACAAGCG is from Deltaproteobacteria bacterium and encodes:
- a CDS encoding nitroreductase family protein encodes the protein MKKYDPKVTPWQVAEQDFPKDGALEEKFKFLLRYAILAPSGHNTQPWKFKLLPDGVFIYADYTRRLPVVDPDDRELVISIGAAIMNLRVAAAHFGYACDVQYQPKANTPELLASARLSKSSQTDPELKKLFPAIVQRRTNRIEYEVRSLAEGELERLQKLTTGQKAAIRIITDKTIQTSIAELVSQGDRIQLSDPAFRQELASWVRSNWTRRGDGIAAYGFGIPGIISWMGPWFMRTFNLGKPQAKKDYQFAKEAIALIIVHGEDTKESLLEVGEMFERFVLTATSMGLQYAFLNQPVEVRDQRARLQAILGLADWPQLLFRIGYAEPQRRAMPRRPLDAVLIEG